One segment of Anatilimnocola aggregata DNA contains the following:
- a CDS encoding response regulator, whose protein sequence is MNHVLVVDDSTTMRRMVMASLRGLPDVSFQEAANGLEAIERLAISTVNIMVLDLNMPDMHGLEVVAFVRKHATFRDIPIIVLTTRGDDESRTLAIAAGASLYLTKPFDPAVLAERAGRLLNLDVH, encoded by the coding sequence ATGAACCACGTTCTGGTCGTTGACGATTCCACCACGATGCGGCGGATGGTGATGGCTTCGCTGCGAGGCTTGCCTGACGTCAGTTTTCAGGAAGCGGCGAATGGCTTGGAGGCGATCGAGCGACTGGCGATCAGCACCGTGAACATCATGGTGCTGGATCTGAATATGCCAGATATGCATGGGCTGGAAGTGGTCGCGTTTGTGAGAAAACATGCCACTTTCCGCGACATTCCAATTATAGTGCTAACTACCCGCGGAGATGACGAGAGTCGGACCTTGGCCATTGCCGCAGGTGCTTCGTTGTATCTGACCAAGCCATTCGATCCGGCCGTCCTGGCTGAACGTGCAGGACGTTTACTGAACCTCGATGTCCACTGA